The following are encoded together in the Flavobacterium sp. TR2 genome:
- the ybeY gene encoding rRNA maturation RNase YbeY, which produces MINFNYETDFTLGDEKAFSDWLSAVIVSENKNEGEINYIFCDDDYLHKINVEYLDHDTLTDIISFDYTVGNELNGDIFVSVERVADNAKDFNVSFAEELKRVLSHGILHYCGYKDKSDKDAQLMRAKEEEKMKMFHVEQ; this is translated from the coding sequence ATGATAAATTTTAATTACGAAACAGATTTTACTTTAGGAGACGAGAAAGCATTTAGCGATTGGCTTAGTGCTGTCATTGTTTCTGAAAACAAGAATGAAGGCGAAATCAATTATATATTCTGTGATGATGATTATCTGCATAAAATTAATGTAGAATATTTAGATCATGATACATTAACAGATATCATTAGTTTTGATTATACAGTTGGTAACGAGTTAAATGGAGATATTTTTGTTTCTGTAGAACGTGTTGCAGACAATGCTAAAGACTTTAATGTTTCATTTGCTGAAGAACTAAAAAGAGTTCTATCTCATGGTATACTTCACTACTGTGGTTACAAAGATAAATCTGATAAGGATGCTCAATTGATGAGAGCAAAGGAAGAAGAGAAGATGAAGATGTTTCACGTGGAACAGTAG
- the folB gene encoding dihydroneopterin aldolase, whose amino-acid sequence MGVIKLKNIRTFSYHGCLIEEGKIGSDYTVDLKIKTNLQKSAETDHLLDTVDYVHLNKIVAEEMAIRSHLLEHVAKRINLRVLAEIETVEKTTVWVSKINPPIGGDVESVTIKMTEIRK is encoded by the coding sequence ATGGGAGTTATAAAACTGAAAAATATCCGTACTTTTTCTTACCACGGATGTTTAATTGAAGAAGGAAAAATTGGATCGGATTACACTGTGGATTTAAAAATCAAAACCAATTTACAGAAATCAGCAGAAACAGATCATCTATTAGACACGGTTGACTATGTTCATTTGAACAAAATTGTGGCGGAAGAAATGGCAATTCGTTCACATTTATTGGAACACGTAGCCAAAAGAATCAATCTTAGAGTACTGGCAGAGATAGAAACGGTAGAAAAAACGACAGTTTGGGTTTCTAAAATAAATCCGCCTATTGGTGGTGATGTTGAGTCAGTTACTATAAAAATGACGGAAATTAGAAAGTAG
- a CDS encoding competence protein, with protein MAFEELKENTEKVQDQAKEYIESHLAYYKLWGFKVAMKSTTLIFKFTLILLCFSMVMIFGSFAAAYAFGSLFESNALGFLTVGGIYLVITILLFFVKDKFVEGPILEKFSEIFFND; from the coding sequence ATGGCTTTTGAAGAATTAAAAGAAAACACTGAAAAAGTTCAAGATCAGGCTAAAGAATATATTGAGAGTCATTTAGCTTATTATAAACTTTGGGGTTTTAAGGTTGCAATGAAATCTACAACTTTGATCTTTAAGTTTACTTTGATTTTATTATGTTTCAGTATGGTTATGATTTTTGGATCTTTTGCCGCAGCTTATGCTTTTGGTTCTTTGTTTGAAAGTAATGCTCTCGGATTTTTGACAGTAGGAGGAATCTATTTGGTAATAACTATTTTACTTTTCTTCGTAAAAGATAAATTTGTGGAAGGACCAATCTTGGAGAAATTTTCAGAAATCTTTTTTAATGATTAA
- a CDS encoding SPFH domain-containing protein, whose protein sequence is MSIALIIFLVLAFFIFMSSFFTVKQQSSVIIERFGKFQSVRNSGLQLKIPLVDRLAGRVNLKIQQLDVIIETKTRDNVFIKMKVSVQFKVIQDKVYEAFYKLEYPHDQITSYVFDVVRAEVPKLKLDDVFERKDDIAVAVKRELNEAMSTYGYDIINTLVTDIDPDIQVKNAMNRINAADREKTAAEFEAESSRIRIVAKAKAEAESKRLQGQGIADQRREIARGLVESVEVLNNVGINSQEASALIVVTQHYDTLQSIGSDTNSNLILLPNSPQAGSDMLNNMVASFTASNQVGEMMKKGNKKIEKPKPTHRQSGYEDDIQSDVQQ, encoded by the coding sequence ATGAGTATAGCATTAATTATCTTTTTAGTATTGGCATTCTTCATTTTCATGTCGTCTTTCTTTACAGTAAAACAGCAATCGTCTGTTATTATCGAACGATTTGGAAAATTTCAGAGTGTTAGAAATTCAGGATTACAACTTAAAATTCCGTTGGTAGATAGATTGGCCGGACGTGTAAATCTTAAAATCCAGCAGTTGGATGTCATCATTGAAACCAAAACAAGAGACAACGTTTTTATCAAAATGAAAGTTTCGGTTCAGTTCAAAGTAATTCAAGACAAAGTTTACGAAGCATTTTATAAACTAGAATATCCACATGATCAAATCACTTCATATGTTTTTGACGTTGTTCGTGCAGAAGTTCCGAAACTAAAATTGGATGATGTTTTTGAAAGAAAAGATGATATTGCAGTTGCAGTAAAACGCGAATTGAACGAAGCGATGTCTACTTACGGATATGATATCATCAATACTTTGGTTACTGATATTGATCCGGATATTCAGGTAAAAAATGCAATGAATAGAATCAACGCTGCTGATAGAGAAAAAACTGCTGCAGAATTTGAAGCTGAAAGTTCAAGAATTAGAATTGTTGCAAAGGCCAAAGCTGAAGCAGAAAGTAAACGTTTACAAGGACAAGGTATTGCAGACCAGCGTCGTGAAATTGCAAGAGGTCTTGTAGAAAGTGTTGAAGTTTTGAACAATGTTGGAATCAATTCTCAAGAAGCTTCTGCCTTAATTGTAGTTACCCAGCATTATGATACTTTACAATCTATCGGATCTGATACCAATTCTAATTTAATTCTTCTTCCAAACTCTCCACAAGCCGGAAGCGATATGCTAAACAACATGGTTGCTTCATTTACGGCTTCTAATCAAGTTGGCGAAATGATGAAAAAAGGAAACAAAAAAATTGAAAAACCAAAACCGACTCATAGACAATCTGGTTATGAAGATGACATTCAATCAGATGTTCAACAATAA
- the gltX gene encoding glutamate--tRNA ligase, with translation MSKQVRVRFAPSPTGPLHIGGVRTALFNYLFAKKHNGVFYLRIEDTDQTRFVPGAEAYIMEALEWLGIAPEETVGKNEKFGPYRQSERKDLYQQYADQLINSGWAYYAFDTPEALDAHRKQHEAEGKTFIYNHHNREKLDTSLVISAEETAKRIANGEHYVIRFKTPVDETLHLKDIIRGDVKFETNLLDDKVLFKSDGMPTYHLANIVDDHLMETSHVIRGEEWLPSMPLHVLLYKAFGWEAPEFAHLPLILKPVGNGKLSKRDGDKMGFPVFPLEWKTEEGVSSGYREKGFFPEAVVNFLALLGWNDGTDKELFSLEELAEAFDLNRVHKAGAKFDPEKNKWFNHQYLVKQNDADLAKSFSPILEEKGFSTPLEVTIRIVSLIKERANFVSDFWELTDFFFQAPTSYDEKASKNWKEETPALMQELISVLENIEDFTSANIEAIVKDWLTKNEIGMGKVMQPFRLSLVGALKGPHLFDIVEIIGKEETISRIQKAIETL, from the coding sequence ATGTCAAAGCAAGTTCGTGTGCGTTTTGCACCAAGTCCGACTGGACCGTTACATATTGGCGGAGTTCGTACTGCCTTATTTAATTATTTATTTGCAAAAAAACATAACGGTGTTTTTTATCTGAGAATTGAAGATACAGATCAGACTCGTTTTGTTCCAGGTGCAGAGGCTTACATTATGGAAGCTCTTGAATGGTTAGGAATTGCTCCTGAAGAAACAGTTGGAAAAAATGAAAAATTTGGTCCATACAGACAAAGCGAACGTAAGGATTTATATCAGCAATATGCAGATCAGCTGATAAATTCTGGCTGGGCATATTATGCTTTTGATACTCCAGAAGCTTTGGATGCACATAGAAAACAACACGAAGCTGAAGGAAAAACATTTATTTACAATCATCACAATCGTGAAAAATTGGATACTTCTCTAGTTATTTCTGCAGAAGAAACTGCTAAGAGAATTGCAAATGGAGAACATTATGTGATCCGTTTTAAAACTCCGGTTGACGAAACTTTACATTTGAAAGATATTATTCGCGGAGATGTGAAGTTTGAAACTAATCTTTTGGATGATAAAGTTTTATTCAAAAGTGATGGAATGCCGACGTACCATTTAGCCAATATTGTTGATGATCATTTAATGGAAACTTCACACGTAATTCGTGGTGAAGAATGGTTGCCATCTATGCCACTTCACGTTTTACTATACAAAGCATTTGGTTGGGAAGCTCCAGAATTTGCACACTTGCCTTTGATTTTGAAACCAGTTGGAAATGGTAAATTATCAAAAAGAGATGGAGACAAAATGGGATTCCCGGTATTTCCTTTAGAATGGAAAACTGAAGAAGGTGTTTCATCTGGTTATAGAGAAAAAGGATTTTTTCCAGAAGCGGTTGTTAACTTCCTTGCTCTACTTGGATGGAATGATGGAACTGATAAAGAGTTATTTTCTTTAGAAGAATTAGCAGAAGCTTTTGACTTGAACAGAGTTCATAAAGCTGGAGCAAAATTTGATCCAGAGAAAAACAAATGGTTCAACCACCAATATTTAGTAAAACAAAATGATGCTGATTTAGCGAAGAGCTTCTCTCCTATTTTAGAGGAAAAAGGCTTCTCAACTCCACTCGAAGTGACAATTCGTATTGTTTCGCTTATTAAAGAAAGAGCAAATTTCGTTTCAGATTTTTGGGAACTGACTGATTTCTTTTTCCAAGCGCCAACATCGTATGATGAAAAAGCAAGCAAAAACTGGAAGGAAGAAACTCCAGCTTTAATGCAAGAACTAATTTCAGTTCTAGAAAATATCGAAGATTTTACTTCTGCAAATATTGAAGCAATTGTAAAAGATTGGTTAACTAAAAACGAAATCGGAATGGGTAAAGTAATGCAGCCTTTCCGTTTAAGTTTGGTCGGAGCATTGAAGGGTCCTCACCTATTTGACATTGTTGAAATCATTGGGAAAGAAGAAACTATCTCAAGAATTCAGAAAGCTATTGAAACTTTGTAA
- a CDS encoding DUF6327 family protein has product MERKKYSSYAEIERDLEILKLEKEINYQKLVLSFQKTKESITPQNIVNGVISSYTDYFSNSYVKIIQSILPYVIGWFINRKRGD; this is encoded by the coding sequence ATGGAAAGAAAAAAATACTCGTCGTATGCTGAGATTGAAAGAGATCTAGAAATTTTGAAACTGGAAAAAGAAATCAATTATCAAAAATTGGTTTTGAGTTTTCAGAAAACAAAAGAAAGTATTACTCCGCAGAACATTGTAAATGGTGTGATTTCATCTTACACCGATTACTTTTCAAATTCATATGTAAAAATTATTCAATCAATTTTACCTTATGTAATTGGTTGGTTTATAAATAGAAAAAGAGGCGATTAA
- a CDS encoding glutamine--tRNA ligase/YqeY domain fusion protein → MASEEKSLNFIEQIIEEDVKSGLSNTKLRFRFPPEPNGYLHIGHASSIALNFGLGIDYQSPVNLRFDDTNPEKEEQEFVDAIKKDVEWLGYKWAEECYASDYFQQLYDWAVLLIKKDKAYVDSQTSEEMAIQKGTPTTPGTDSPYRNRSVEENLDLFERMKNGEFEAGTHILRAKIDMKSTNMLMRDPIMYRILHKHHHRTGDAWKIYPMYDWAHGQSDYLEQISHSFCTLEFLPHRELYDWFLDQIFDENKLRPKQREFARRNLSHTVVSKRKLQQLVKEKHVNGWDDPRMSTISGLRRRGYTAASLRNFANTIGIAKRDNLINVSVLEFCIREDLNKIAPRVMAVLDPVKLVITNYPEGKEEWLEAENNQEDESAGFRKVPFSRELYIEREDFLEEAPAKFFRLTLGKEVRLKNAYIIKGESVVKDADGNITEIHVTYDTDSLSGSGTEASQRKVSGTLHWVSIKHALEAEVRLYDRLFTDEAPDSYKEKNFLDFVNPNSLEIVTGYVEPSLSTAQNEDKFQFQRLGYFTVDKDSTPSKLVFNKTVGLKDAWEEKGKKEENSINNSLKEINKYFKVETKAERIAIESAIGENIKNISSFSLLQNSLKKNINNNKASLLFSQFILKYSNWKSTDFEEEDIKKLYSMSLKSESTYVRSKALLNLRDIESEDLKNQFSDEILKLYSNPPKNASEREIEILSEMVKK, encoded by the coding sequence ATGGCATCAGAAGAGAAATCACTCAATTTTATTGAACAAATCATAGAGGAAGACGTAAAATCAGGTCTTTCAAATACTAAACTTCGCTTTCGTTTTCCACCAGAACCTAATGGCTATTTACACATTGGGCACGCGAGTTCTATTGCGTTAAATTTTGGTTTGGGAATTGATTATCAATCTCCTGTGAATTTACGTTTTGATGATACAAATCCTGAAAAAGAAGAGCAGGAATTTGTTGATGCTATTAAAAAAGATGTAGAATGGCTGGGTTACAAATGGGCTGAAGAATGTTATGCATCAGATTATTTCCAGCAATTATACGATTGGGCAGTTTTATTGATTAAAAAAGATAAAGCTTATGTTGACAGTCAGACTTCTGAGGAAATGGCAATCCAGAAAGGAACTCCAACAACTCCTGGAACCGATAGTCCATACAGAAATCGTTCTGTTGAAGAAAACTTAGATTTATTCGAAAGAATGAAAAACGGTGAATTTGAGGCTGGCACACATATTCTTCGTGCAAAAATTGACATGAAATCGACAAATATGTTGATGCGTGACCCTATCATGTACAGAATTTTACACAAACATCACCACAGAACAGGAGATGCTTGGAAAATCTATCCAATGTACGATTGGGCACACGGGCAAAGTGATTATTTGGAACAGATTTCTCACTCATTCTGTACACTGGAATTCTTGCCTCACCGTGAATTATACGACTGGTTTTTAGATCAGATTTTTGATGAAAATAAGCTGCGTCCAAAACAAAGAGAATTTGCCAGACGTAACTTATCACATACTGTTGTTAGTAAAAGAAAATTACAGCAACTAGTTAAAGAAAAGCACGTTAACGGTTGGGATGATCCAAGAATGTCAACTATTTCTGGGTTAAGAAGACGCGGTTATACAGCTGCTTCTTTGCGTAATTTTGCGAATACAATTGGTATTGCAAAGCGTGATAATTTGATCAATGTATCGGTTTTAGAATTCTGTATTCGTGAAGATTTGAACAAAATTGCACCACGTGTAATGGCTGTTTTAGATCCTGTAAAACTGGTAATTACAAACTATCCAGAAGGAAAAGAGGAGTGGTTGGAAGCTGAAAACAATCAGGAAGATGAAAGCGCTGGATTTAGAAAAGTGCCTTTTTCTCGTGAATTATATATTGAAAGAGAAGACTTTTTGGAAGAAGCTCCAGCTAAATTTTTCCGTTTGACTTTAGGAAAAGAGGTTCGTCTTAAAAATGCTTATATCATTAAAGGTGAATCAGTTGTAAAAGATGCTGACGGCAATATTACAGAAATTCATGTAACGTACGATACAGATTCTTTAAGCGGAAGCGGAACTGAAGCAAGTCAAAGAAAAGTATCTGGAACTCTGCATTGGGTTTCTATCAAACACGCTTTGGAAGCAGAAGTTCGTCTATACGATCGTTTGTTTACAGATGAAGCTCCAGACAGTTATAAAGAGAAAAATTTCTTAGATTTTGTCAATCCAAACTCGTTAGAAATTGTGACTGGATATGTTGAACCAAGTTTATCAACAGCTCAAAATGAAGATAAATTTCAGTTTCAGCGTTTAGGATATTTTACTGTTGATAAAGACTCAACTCCTTCAAAATTAGTATTTAACAAAACAGTAGGACTGAAAGATGCTTGGGAAGAAAAGGGTAAAAAGGAAGAAAATAGCATCAATAATTCTTTAAAAGAAATCAACAAATATTTTAAAGTTGAAACGAAAGCTGAAAGAATTGCAATTGAAAGTGCAATAGGGGAGAACATCAAAAACATCTCTAGTTTTTCACTTTTACAAAATTCTTTAAAGAAGAATATCAACAATAATAAGGCTTCGCTATTGTTTTCTCAGTTTATTTTGAAGTATTCAAACTGGAAATCAACCGATTTTGAAGAAGAAGATATTAAAAAATTATATTCAATGTCTCTAAAAAGTGAATCAACTTATGTGAGGTCAAAAGCACTTTTGAATTTAAGAGATATTGAAAGTGAAGATTTGAAAAATCAGTTTTCAGATGAAATTTTGAAATTATATTCAAATCCACCAAAAAATGCTTCTGAAAGAGAAATTGAAATTCTTTCTGAAATGGTAAAGAAGTAA
- a CDS encoding LysE family translocator, translating to MINDILAGLPWGLVLSFMVGPVFFVLLETSITKGFRAAIAFDFGVVLGDVFFIAIAYLGSYRLISSLKDDPALFIFGGIVMLSYGIISFVKLKKEEKINDEEIDRDILKRNYGSLFVKGFLLNVINIGVLGFWLAVIISVGPKLEMQTPRMMTFFTSVIITYLLIDCAKILLAKQLKSKMTPTNILKIKKGISVVLMVFGFALVIQGWFPKEKEMVKNAFERIETK from the coding sequence ATGATAAATGATATTCTGGCTGGACTTCCGTGGGGACTTGTTCTTAGCTTTATGGTAGGTCCAGTATTTTTTGTTTTATTAGAAACCAGCATTACAAAAGGATTTAGAGCTGCAATCGCTTTTGATTTTGGAGTAGTATTAGGTGACGTTTTTTTTATTGCTATTGCCTATCTAGGAAGTTATAGGCTGATTTCCAGTTTGAAAGACGATCCAGCACTTTTTATTTTTGGTGGAATAGTTATGCTTTCTTACGGTATTATTTCGTTTGTAAAGCTGAAGAAAGAAGAAAAAATAAACGATGAAGAAATTGATCGGGATATTCTGAAAAGAAACTATGGCAGTCTGTTTGTAAAAGGCTTTTTGCTGAACGTTATCAATATTGGCGTACTTGGCTTTTGGCTTGCTGTCATTATCTCTGTCGGACCAAAATTAGAAATGCAGACGCCTAGAATGATGACATTTTTTACTTCAGTAATTATCACTTACTTGTTAATTGATTGCGCTAAAATTTTATTAGCAAAACAATTGAAATCAAAAATGACGCCTACCAATATCCTTAAAATTAAAAAAGGAATTAGCGTAGTTTTAATGGTTTTCGGGTTTGCTTTAGTAATTCAAGGCTGGTTTCCAAAAGAGAAGGAAATGGTTAAAAATGCCTTTGAAAGAATAGAAACAAAGTAA
- a CDS encoding DUF4175 family protein, whose protein sequence is MKTSSAIYQKLEAFIKKYYTNELIKGILLFTGFGLLYFLFTLFVEYFLWLKPLGRTFLFWLFVGVEVFLLVRLILFPLFKLFKLQKGIDYTQASKIIGNHFTEVSDKLTNFLQLSSENNAESSELVLASIEQKANSLQPIPFGNAINFKANKKYLPLALVPILLFAVFYISGNSNVISQSLNRVVHFNSAFLPPAPFKFVVLNSKLQAEQNKDFVIKMESVGNVVPENVMIHIGDESYFMESSQPGKFEFKVEKPVENIQFSFEGNTVISEEYELKVITVPSIANFEMVLNFPSYLKKKSETIQGTGNAIVPEGTTVTWRMNTKSTQEVVWKRDNEVFKFNKADNEFKLAKNISQNTEYQILTSNDKVKNYEKLDYQLSVIKDQHPSITVGPAPDSLKLDKNYILGRLGDDYGLSKLQIVYYERNKPQSAKRGNIPVKAGVFDQFVFNFPSNLPVEEGVSYEYYFEVFDNDAPHGFKSTKSSTFSDRVATTDEIQDQELQQQNQNINSLSKSLKNQTKQISEMDKLQNTGKEKDNLEFKDQQKINDFIKRQKQQDEMMKQFSEKMNQNLDKFKDDKKDKTAEDLQKRLDNAQKDLEKNQKLLDELKNLNDKLNSEELFDKMEKFKQISKNQSRNLEQLVELTKRFYVSKKAEQVAEKLNKLSEQQEQLSNKEKENTKEKQDEINKSFDKIQEDLKDLKEENKTLKKPLDIPSDASKEKDVDNDLNKASEELSKKNTSGAKPKQKSAAKKMKSMAQEMQSEMEGGEQEQLEEDVAMLRQILDNLLAYSLSQEDVMKQFKAMKLGSSTFTKNIKIQQNLKQQFRHVDDSLFALSLRNPKVAEDVTKEIGNVQYNMDKAIETLTDVQIPRGVSHQQYAVSSANKLADFLSDLLNNMQMSMPKPGAGKPKPGDGQGMQLPDIIQKQKGLADKMKDGMKSGQQQGDKPGEVKDGKSGQGQNGQGKDGQSKEGQGNKSGDKGTSSKDGKNGKGEKNGNEGEDGEGDAEAIMEIYKEQVKLREALQKELAKKGLDAQGRSVIDQMKQSEKQILNKGFKNENLQRILNIQQELWKLNNAVQQQGQDTQRQSETNKAEFTNRSNALPSSLLEYLNSVEILNRQSLPLRSNFNQKVQEYFKTK, encoded by the coding sequence TTGAAAACATCATCTGCAATATATCAAAAGTTAGAGGCTTTCATTAAGAAATATTATACCAATGAATTGATAAAAGGGATCTTGCTTTTTACTGGTTTTGGTTTATTATATTTTTTGTTTACGCTTTTTGTAGAGTACTTTCTATGGTTAAAACCATTGGGAAGAACATTTCTATTTTGGTTATTTGTAGGAGTTGAAGTTTTCCTTTTGGTTCGTTTGATTCTTTTTCCATTGTTTAAATTATTCAAACTTCAGAAAGGAATTGACTATACTCAAGCTTCTAAAATTATAGGAAATCATTTTACAGAAGTGAGTGATAAGCTGACAAACTTTTTGCAATTGTCTTCAGAAAATAATGCTGAAAGTTCTGAATTGGTTTTGGCTTCGATAGAACAGAAGGCAAATTCTTTACAGCCAATTCCGTTTGGAAATGCAATTAATTTTAAAGCAAATAAAAAGTATTTGCCATTAGCTTTAGTGCCAATTTTACTTTTTGCAGTGTTTTATATTTCTGGAAATAGCAATGTAATTTCTCAAAGTTTGAATAGGGTAGTGCATTTCAATTCTGCATTTTTGCCGCCAGCTCCTTTCAAATTTGTTGTTCTGAATTCTAAGTTGCAAGCAGAACAAAACAAAGACTTTGTCATTAAAATGGAATCTGTTGGAAACGTAGTTCCCGAAAATGTAATGATTCATATTGGTGATGAAAGCTATTTTATGGAATCTTCTCAACCTGGAAAGTTTGAATTTAAAGTAGAAAAACCAGTAGAGAATATTCAATTTTCTTTTGAAGGAAATACAGTTATTTCTGAAGAGTATGAGTTGAAAGTGATCACAGTTCCATCTATTGCAAACTTCGAAATGGTTTTAAATTTCCCTTCTTATTTAAAGAAAAAATCTGAGACAATTCAAGGAACAGGAAACGCAATTGTACCAGAAGGAACCACTGTAACTTGGAGAATGAACACCAAATCTACGCAAGAAGTGGTATGGAAAAGAGATAATGAAGTATTTAAGTTCAATAAGGCAGATAATGAGTTTAAATTGGCTAAAAATATTAGTCAAAACACAGAATATCAAATTCTTACGTCTAATGATAAAGTTAAAAACTACGAGAAATTGGACTATCAGCTGTCTGTAATCAAAGATCAGCATCCAAGCATTACCGTAGGCCCTGCACCAGATAGTTTGAAGCTAGATAAGAACTATATTCTAGGAAGATTGGGTGATGATTACGGACTTTCAAAATTACAAATTGTATACTACGAACGTAACAAACCTCAGTCTGCTAAACGTGGAAACATTCCTGTGAAAGCTGGAGTATTTGATCAGTTTGTTTTTAATTTTCCAAGTAACCTTCCAGTAGAAGAAGGGGTTTCATACGAGTACTATTTTGAGGTTTTTGATAATGATGCACCACATGGTTTTAAGAGTACAAAGTCTTCTACATTTTCAGATCGAGTTGCTACAACAGATGAGATTCAAGATCAAGAATTGCAACAGCAAAATCAAAACATCAATAGTTTATCTAAATCATTAAAGAATCAAACTAAGCAGATTTCAGAAATGGATAAGCTTCAAAATACAGGAAAAGAAAAAGATAATTTAGAGTTTAAAGATCAGCAGAAGATCAATGATTTTATCAAACGTCAGAAACAGCAAGACGAGATGATGAAACAGTTTTCCGAAAAAATGAATCAGAATTTGGATAAGTTTAAAGATGATAAGAAAGATAAAACTGCCGAAGATTTACAAAAGCGTTTAGATAATGCTCAGAAAGATTTAGAAAAGAATCAGAAATTATTAGACGAATTAAAGAACTTGAATGATAAATTGAACAGTGAAGAATTGTTCGATAAGATGGAAAAGTTCAAACAAATCAGTAAAAACCAATCTCGTAATTTAGAACAATTGGTTGAATTAACCAAGCGTTTTTATGTTTCAAAGAAGGCAGAGCAGGTCGCTGAGAAACTAAACAAACTGTCAGAACAACAGGAACAGTTATCAAATAAAGAGAAAGAAAATACAAAAGAGAAGCAGGATGAAATCAATAAATCTTTTGATAAGATTCAGGAAGATTTAAAAGATTTGAAAGAAGAGAACAAAACTTTAAAGAAACCTTTGGACATTCCATCAGATGCTTCTAAAGAAAAAGATGTAGACAATGATCTTAATAAAGCTTCTGAAGAATTGAGTAAAAAAAATACTTCTGGAGCTAAGCCAAAACAGAAAAGTGCTGCAAAGAAAATGAAGTCTATGGCTCAGGAAATGCAGAGCGAAATGGAAGGGGGAGAGCAGGAGCAATTAGAAGAAGATGTAGCAATGCTTCGTCAGATTCTAGATAACCTTTTGGCTTATTCTTTATCGCAGGAAGATGTAATGAAACAGTTTAAAGCTATGAAATTAGGTTCTTCTACATTCACAAAAAACATTAAGATTCAACAGAATTTGAAACAGCAATTCAGACACGTCGATGATAGTTTGTTTGCACTTTCGTTACGTAATCCAAAGGTAGCTGAAGATGTAACTAAAGAAATTGGAAACGTGCAATACAATATGGACAAGGCGATAGAAACCTTAACAGATGTTCAAATTCCAAGAGGAGTCTCACACCAGCAATACGCAGTTTCATCTGCCAATAAGTTAGCCGATTTCTTAAGTGATTTATTGAATAATATGCAGATGTCTATGCCTAAGCCAGGCGCAGGAAAACCAAAACCTGGAGATGGACAGGGAATGCAATTGCCAGATATTATTCAGAAACAAAAAGGCCTTGCTGATAAGATGAAAGATGGAATGAAATCAGGACAGCAACAAGGTGATAAACCTGGTGAAGTAAAAGATGGGAAGTCTGGTCAAGGACAAAACGGTCAGGGTAAAGATGGACAAAGTAAGGAAGGCCAAGGAAACAAAAGTGGAGATAAAGGCACTTCTAGTAAAGATGGAAAGAATGGAAAAGGAGAAAAAAATGGAAATGAAGGAGAGGATGGTGAAGGTGATGCAGAAGCTATAATGGAGATTTACAAAGAGCAAGTTAAACTTAGAGAAGCACTGCAAAAAGAATTAGCAAAGAAAGGTTTAGATGCGCAAGGCAGATCTGTAATAGACCAGATGAAGCAATCTGAAAAGCAGATTTTGAATAAAGGATTTAAGAATGAAAACCTGCAACGTATTTTAAATATCCAGCAAGAATTATGGAAACTAAACAATGCAGTTCAGCAGCAAGGGCAAGATACACAAAGGCAATCTGAAACCAATAAGGCTGAATTTACTAATCGTTCGAATGCTTTACCAAGTTCATTGCTGGAATATTTAAACAGTGTGGAGATATTAAACAGACAATCACTACCTTTGCGCTCGAATTTTAATCAAAAAGTTCAAGAATACTTTAAAACAAAATGA
- a CDS encoding YtxH domain-containing protein, which produces MSKNLNTAAAILAAAAAGAAIGILFAPDKGSKTRAKLKEGLDDARHNLKDSFDASSEVLREKFAHAKKNLDGTYEDLLSNMSYKTEEVITFLESKLAELKAHNAKLQK; this is translated from the coding sequence ATGTCTAAGAATTTAAATACAGCTGCAGCAATTTTGGCAGCAGCAGCAGCAGGAGCTGCAATCGGAATTTTATTTGCACCTGATAAAGGATCTAAAACTCGAGCAAAACTTAAAGAAGGTTTAGATGATGCAAGACATAATTTGAAAGATTCATTTGATGCAAGTTCAGAAGTTTTGCGTGAAAAGTTTGCTCATGCAAAGAAAAATCTGGATGGAACATATGAAGATTTACTTTCGAATATGAGTTACAAAACTGAAGAAGTGATCACCTTTTTAGAAAGTAAACTTGCTGAACTTAAAGCGCACAACGCTAAACTTCAGAAATAA